ACCCTGCGCCGTCGAACCGCCCGGCTGGGTGACCCCGCCCGCCCCGGCCGCCCCGCCCGCCCCGGCGGTCACACCGGCGGCCCCCGCACGCGCCGGTGGCCCCGGCGGCCGGGAGGGCCGCCGGGGCCACCGTGGTGCTCCGGCCGCGGGCGGGGCCCGCCGTCAGTCCCGCCTACTCCTCGTCGGGCCCGTTGATCGCGCCGCCCGCCCCCGCGACGTCCGCGGCGGCGGCCTGGTCCTCCTTGAGGTGGATCACGCCGTAGTGGTAGCCGTGCCGGCGGTAGACCACGCTCGGCAGGCCGCTGTCCTTCTCCTGGAAGAGGTAGAAGTCGTGGCCCACCAGCTCCATCGCGTACAGCGCCTGGTCCAGCGACATCGGCGCCGCGGCGTGGGTCTTCTCGCGGACCACCAGCGGCCCGTCGCCCTCCACCTCCAGGCTGCCCGCCACGGTCCGGCGGGCCGCGCCGTCGACCTCCGGGGCCGCCTCGGCGGCGGGCAGGTCGGCCAGCGCGGCGGTCGCCGCGGCGACGCTGAGCGGCGTCCGCCCGTTGACCCCGCCCTTGTGCACCCGGCGGCGGTCGGCGGACTTGCGCAGCTGCGCCTCCAGCTTCGCGGAGGCGAGGTCCAGCGCCGCCCACGGGTCGCTGGCGGACGCCTCGGCCCGGATCACCGGGCCCCGGCTGCGGAGGGTGATCTCCACCCGGTCGGCGCGGTCGGCCTGGCGCGGGTTGGGCTCCTTGGACACCTCGACATCCAGGCTGATCGCCTTGGTGTCGAACTTCTGGACCTTCTCCAGCTTCTCGGCCACGTGCTCGCGGAACCTCTTGGGCACCTCGGTCTTGCGGCCCTTGACGACGATGTCCACGCAGAACTCCGATCCCTCGTGCTGACCGGCTCGGAGTGCGTCCCGAACCGGCGTGAGACCCAGCCGGACCAGTCGGTCACCGCCCGCCCCCAGGACACCGCCCGGGGAACCCGCGAGGACCACCGGCCCTTACCTCACTTCCTCCCCACCAGGAGAATTCGAAACCCCTGGAAACCTCATGCAACACCTGACGCGGGGATCTCGCCTCCCCAGTCGGACGACCGTAACGAGGTCCGGCCGGCGGCCCGGCTGTTCCCCCCTGTCTACCCACCTACGGGTGAAACATCGGCGAACGGCTGGACAACACGCCCGGCACCGCCCACCGTATGGCTGATGCCGCCGCCCGGCGGGCGTTCCGGAGGGGTTCCGTGACCAGCCGCAGTACCGCCCACCAGCCCGAATCCGGTCCGGCCCCGGTCCTCGCCGCCCTGCTCGACCTGCTGCTCCCCGCCCGCTGCGCCGGCTGCGGAAGCGGCCTCACCGGCCTGTGCCCGCCCTGCCGCGCGCTGCTGCACGGCGCCGCCGCCGGGCCGGCCGGGCCGCACCGGCCGCCGCCCGGGCTGCCGCCGGTGCACGCCGCCGCCCGCTACGCCGGGCCGGTGCGCCAACTGCTGCTCGCCCACAAGGAACGCGGCGCGCTCCGGCTGGCCGCCCCGCTGGGCACCGCGCTGGCCGCCGCCGTGCGCTCCGCGACCGGCGCGGGCGCCGCCCCGCTGCTGCTGGTGCCGGTGCCCTCGGTCCGGGCCGCCACCCGGGCCCGCGGCCACGACCCGACGCTGCGGCTGGCCCGGGCCGCGGCCCGCGAACTGCGCCGCGGCGGCGTCGCCACCCTGGTCGCGCCGGTGCTGCGGCACAGCCGCCCGGTGGCCGACCAGGCGGGCCTGGGCGCCGCCGAGCGCCACCGCAACCTGGACGGGGCGCTGGCCGTGCCGGCCCGGGACGCCCGGCGGCTGGCCGGGCACCGGCTGGTGCTGGTGGACGACCTGGTGACCACCGGGGCGAGCCTGGCCGAGGCGGCCCGGGCGCTGCGCGCGGCGGGCTGCCCGCCGCGGGCGGCCGCCACCGTCGCGGCCGCCGCCCGGCGGGACCGGGGAGGCCGGGGCCGCGGGCGGGCTCAGCCCGGGTAGACGAACGCGGTGGCGGCCTTCCCCTTGGTGGGCACCTCGTGCCACTGGTTGTCCTTGAGCAGCGACAGGCCCCGCTCCGAGGAGGCGAGCACCGCCGAACCGGCCGGGCCGCCCGAGCCCGCCGGCCCGCCGGGTCCGGCCGGCAGCCGGGCCTCGGTCGCGGACAGCGCGGTCATCGACTCGCCGCCCTGGAGCGGGGAGTCGGTGGACTGCGAGCCGTCGGTGCCCAGGAAGTGCAGCTGCTGGAGCCGGTCGGCCTCCTTGCCGAGCACCACCAGCTGGTCGGTGTCGCCCCAGGAGACGGCGGCGACCTCGGTCAACTGCGGCGCGATGTCGCGCAGCGCGGTGATCCGGGCGGTCGGCTGCTGCGCGGTGCCGCCGTGCTGGACCAGGCCGAGCAGCAGGGTGGTCGGGCCGTCGCCGCGGCGGACCAGCAGGGCGATCCGGGTGCCGTCGGAGGAGATCCGCAGCGACTGCACGCTCTGCCCGCCCAGCCCGTCGACCTGCACCGGGACGACGGTGCGGCCGCGCACCATCAGCACCTTGGGCGCGGCCGGGTCGCGGTCGACCAGCCACAGGTCCTGCCGCCCGTCCCAGCTGGGCGAGGCCAGGCCCTGACCGGGCTGGGGGGCGAGGCTGTGCACGAGCGGCTCGCCGTACTTGGCGCCGTCGCCAAGCTCGGCCTCGACCAGGTCGCGGCCGTCGGCGCCGACCACCGCGGCGGCGCCGCCGTCCCGGCGGACCGCGACGGCGCCGTTGCCGGGCCGGAACTGGCCGGGCTGCGGGGCCTGCCCGAGCACCCCGGGGACGGGGACCGGGTCGAGGCCGGTGTCCTGGTAGCGGGTGAGCCGGCCGTCGTCCAGCTGGATGTACGCGGCGACGCCGTTGTCGGTGCCGGCCAGCACGCCGGGGGCGACCAGCGCGGCCTCGGCGCTGCCGAGCGAGCAGCCGCCGCCGGTCATCGACAGGTCGAGCCGGTCCAGTTTGCTCTGCTGGTCGGCCAGGGTCTGGAAGAGCTGCTGGGCCATCTGCTTGCAGGCGGCCGGGTCGCCGCCCTCCAGCCGGACGGTGGCCGTCCGGTTCTCGCCGACCGAGGCGCCGAGCACCCGGACGCCGTCGAGCCTGGAGGTCACCACCGGGCCGAGCCAGCGCGAGGGCCCGTCGGCGGTGGCCTGGGCGGCCTCGGTGAGCGGGTCTATTCGGCGGCGCAGGTAGATCGGGTCGGGCACCAGCACCGGGGAGGTCTGCGGGTGCGCGGCGGAGGGGTCGGCCTGGGCGAAGAAGTAGCGGTGGACCGGCTTGTAGGTGTTCTTGAAGTTGGTCTGGTCGACGATCAGGCCGTCGGGCAGGTCGCTGATCCGCCACTCGCCCTTGTTCGGGCCGTCGGACTCCTTCACGAAGACGAAGGTCTGCTCGTACGGGTCGTTGGAGTGGGCCTGGTAGCTGTGCTTGGCGTCGAGCGCGGCGACCTGCTTGCCCCTGACCTGCAGTTCGGTGGTGGTGGCGTCCTCCCCGAGGGCCGGGCCGAGGGGCGAGTTCGGGGCGCCGGCCAGCACCACCACGCCCGCGTCGGGCTTCCAGTTCTGGGCCGCGACGGCGGTCAGGTACTGCTTGGCGGTGTCGTAGTCGGCCTGGTCGGCGTTGGAGGAGTCCAGGAAGCCGGCCAGCAGGTCCCGGGGGGTCTCGCCCTTGTGCGGGGCGACGGGGTAGACGTGCACCTGGAGGGCGTCGGCGGCGTTCTGCGAGACCTCCAGGCGCTGCGGGGCGCCGCCGGAGGGCATCGAGACGCAGCCGGTGGCGGCGGTCGCCAGCAGCACCGCCCAGCCCACCGCGAGGGCCCGCCGGTCAGCCGTCCTGTCGGTCCTGCGCACCGGCGGTCCCCTCCTGGTCGGTGGCGGCGCCGTCCGGTGCGGGCGGGGCCGACTGGGTCGGCCGGGCCCGGTCGACCACGATCTGCGCGCCGGTGGCGCCGTAGCCCGTGACGTCCGACGGGTCGGAGACCGGGGCGGCGGCGGGCCGGCCCAGGCCGGGGCCGATGCTGAGCACGCCGCCGAGGCCGGAGCCGAAGGCGTGCCGGTCGGTGTCCGGGGTCTCCGGGACGGCGGTGGACTCGCCGCCGGACAGCGCGGCCGTGCCGCGCGCGGTGCGCCGGTAGGGGGCGCCGGCCGAGGACATCCCGCGGTTGTAGCGGGAGTCCTCCGGCTCCAGCCGGAACGGGGCCCGGGAGATCTCGCCGCCGCGGGTGCGCGGCAGGGTCAGCCGGAAGTGCGAGCCGCCGCCGGGCTCGCCCCAGGCCTGGAGCCAGCCGCCGTGCAGGTGGGCGTCCTCGACCGCGATGGACAGGCCCAGGCCGGTGCCGCCGGTGGTCCGCACCCGGGACGGGTCGGCCCGCCAGAAGCGGTGGAACACCCGGGACGCCTCGCCCGGCTTGAGGCCGATGCCGTAGTCGCGCACGCCGACGGCGACCGCGCCCTCGGCGGAGCCGAGCCGGATCACCACGTCCCGGCCCTCGCCGTGCTCCAGCGCGTTGACCACCAGGTTGCGCAGGATGCGCTCGATCCGGCGGCCGTCGACCTCGGCGAGCACCGGGTTCTCGGCGCCGCGGATCAGCACCGCGCTGCCCTTGGCCCGGGCCAGCGGGTCGGCGGCCTCCACCACCCGGGTCACGATGTCCCGCAGGTCGACCGGTTCGGCGTCCAGGATCGCCGCGCCCGCGTCGAACCGGCTGATCTCCAGCAGGTCGGCGAGCAGCGACTCGAAGCGGTCCAGCTGGTCCTGGAGCAGCTCGGCGGAGCGGGCCGCCATCGGGTCCAGGTCCTCGCGGCTGTCGTAGATCAGGTCGGCGGCCATCCGGACGGTGGTCAGCGGGGTGCGCAGCTCGTGCGAGACGTCCGAGACGAACCGGCGCTGCACCCGGGACAGCTCCTCCAGCTTGCGGATCTGCGCCTGCAGGCCGTTGGCCATCCGGTTGAACGATTCGCCGAGGCGGGCGATGTCGTCGGTGCCGGTGACCTTCATCCGCTCGTCGAAGTGCCCGGCGGCGAGCCGCTCGGAGATCCCGGCGGCCATCCGCACCGGCGTGACGACCTGGCGGACCACCACCCAGGCGATGCAGCCGAGCAGGATGACCAGGAACAGTCCGGCGGTGGCCAGGGTGCCGATCACCAGGTTGAGGGTGGAGGTCTCCTGGTAGAAGGAGAAGACGTAGTAGAGCTGGTACGGGTTGCCGTCCGGGCCGGTGAACTGCTTGCCGATCGCCAGGCCCTTGTCGTCGTCGGGCTTGGCCTGGCTGTCCGGGGCGCGGTGCAGCCTGACCTGCTGCTCCTGCGGGTTGGCCTGGTCGGCGGCGACCTGGGCGCGCAGCGCGGGGGTGATCGAGTCGGGGAGGATCGAGCCGGAGTAGCGGGCGCCGCGCAGGTCGGCGCTGGAGGCGCTGGCCTGCTGGCCGCCGGGGGCGAGCGCGATCACCGAGTAGACGCCGGCGCCGCCGGAGGCCAGGTCGGAGACCTGCTTGGTCAGCCAGGCGTTGATCTGGTCGCGGGTCGGGTCGGCGGTGGCGCCGGCCTTGTTCTGCAGGTTGATCGCTTCGTTGATCTTGTCCTGCTCGATCTGGAAGCCGCCGAGGGCCTGCCCGTGGGCGGACTTCTGCTTGGTCTCCAGCAGGCCGGTGCGCACCTGGGCGACCACCACCACGCCGAGCACCAGTACCACCACGAAGGACAGCAGCAGTGTCGTCGCGACCACCCGCAGCT
This is a stretch of genomic DNA from Kitasatospora fiedleri. It encodes these proteins:
- the hpf gene encoding ribosome hibernation-promoting factor, HPF/YfiA family — encoded protein: MDIVVKGRKTEVPKRFREHVAEKLEKVQKFDTKAISLDVEVSKEPNPRQADRADRVEITLRSRGPVIRAEASASDPWAALDLASAKLEAQLRKSADRRRVHKGGVNGRTPLSVAAATAALADLPAAEAAPEVDGAARRTVAGSLEVEGDGPLVVREKTHAAAPMSLDQALYAMELVGHDFYLFQEKDSGLPSVVYRRHGYHYGVIHLKEDQAAAADVAGAGGAINGPDEE
- a CDS encoding ComF family protein, translated to MTSRSTAHQPESGPAPVLAALLDLLLPARCAGCGSGLTGLCPPCRALLHGAAAGPAGPHRPPPGLPPVHAAARYAGPVRQLLLAHKERGALRLAAPLGTALAAAVRSATGAGAAPLLLVPVPSVRAATRARGHDPTLRLARAAARELRRGGVATLVAPVLRHSRPVADQAGLGAAERHRNLDGALAVPARDARRLAGHRLVLVDDLVTTGASLAEAARALRAAGCPPRAAATVAAAARRDRGGRGRGRAQPG
- a CDS encoding LpqB family beta-propeller domain-containing protein — encoded protein: MRRTDRTADRRALAVGWAVLLATAATGCVSMPSGGAPQRLEVSQNAADALQVHVYPVAPHKGETPRDLLAGFLDSSNADQADYDTAKQYLTAVAAQNWKPDAGVVVLAGAPNSPLGPALGEDATTTELQVRGKQVAALDAKHSYQAHSNDPYEQTFVFVKESDGPNKGEWRISDLPDGLIVDQTNFKNTYKPVHRYFFAQADPSAAHPQTSPVLVPDPIYLRRRIDPLTEAAQATADGPSRWLGPVVTSRLDGVRVLGASVGENRTATVRLEGGDPAACKQMAQQLFQTLADQQSKLDRLDLSMTGGGCSLGSAEAALVAPGVLAGTDNGVAAYIQLDDGRLTRYQDTGLDPVPVPGVLGQAPQPGQFRPGNGAVAVRRDGGAAAVVGADGRDLVEAELGDGAKYGEPLVHSLAPQPGQGLASPSWDGRQDLWLVDRDPAAPKVLMVRGRTVVPVQVDGLGGQSVQSLRISSDGTRIALLVRRGDGPTTLLLGLVQHGGTAQQPTARITALRDIAPQLTEVAAVSWGDTDQLVVLGKEADRLQQLHFLGTDGSQSTDSPLQGGESMTALSATEARLPAGPGGPAGSGGPAGSAVLASSERGLSLLKDNQWHEVPTKGKAATAFVYPG
- the mtrB gene encoding MtrAB system histidine kinase MtrB; the protein is MSEARADDSPSEEHSDGEHAVRGDVLSSTTGRPRRRWWAALFAPVVRPFRHPVGRLLALYRRSIQLRVVATTLLLSFVVVLVLGVVVVAQVRTGLLETKQKSAHGQALGGFQIEQDKINEAINLQNKAGATADPTRDQINAWLTKQVSDLASGGAGVYSVIALAPGGQQASASSADLRGARYSGSILPDSITPALRAQVAADQANPQEQQVRLHRAPDSQAKPDDDKGLAIGKQFTGPDGNPYQLYYVFSFYQETSTLNLVIGTLATAGLFLVILLGCIAWVVVRQVVTPVRMAAGISERLAAGHFDERMKVTGTDDIARLGESFNRMANGLQAQIRKLEELSRVQRRFVSDVSHELRTPLTTVRMAADLIYDSREDLDPMAARSAELLQDQLDRFESLLADLLEISRFDAGAAILDAEPVDLRDIVTRVVEAADPLARAKGSAVLIRGAENPVLAEVDGRRIERILRNLVVNALEHGEGRDVVIRLGSAEGAVAVGVRDYGIGLKPGEASRVFHRFWRADPSRVRTTGGTGLGLSIAVEDAHLHGGWLQAWGEPGGGSHFRLTLPRTRGGEISRAPFRLEPEDSRYNRGMSSAGAPYRRTARGTAALSGGESTAVPETPDTDRHAFGSGLGGVLSIGPGLGRPAAAPVSDPSDVTGYGATGAQIVVDRARPTQSAPPAPDGAATDQEGTAGAQDRQDG